The window CCGGCCAGGAGGGCATCGAACTGGCGATGAACGGGCTGCTGTCCGGAAAGCCGGGCAGCCGGCGGGTCATCAAGGACCGGCGCGGCCAGATCGTCGAAGATGTGGAATCGATCCGCGCGCCCCAGGAAGGCAAGGACATCGTTCTGGCGCTGGACGCCAAGATCCAGTACCTCGCCTATACGCACCTCAAGCAGGCCGTGGCCGCGAACCGCGCCCGTGCCGGAGGCATCGTCGTACTCGACGCCCGGAGCGGCGAGGTTTTGGCGCTGGCGAATCTGCCCGCCTACAACCCCAACGACCGTCGCCGGCTGGCCGGCGACCCGCTGCGAAACCGGGCGCTGACCGACACCTTCGAGCCCGGCTCGACGCTCAAGCCCTTCACGGTGGCGCTGGCTCTGGAAAAGGGCGGCGTCCGATTCGATACGCCGATACAGACGGCGCCGGGGAAACTGATCATCGGCCCGGCCACGATCTCCGACGCCCATTCCAACGGCCTGCTGACCGTGGCCCAGGTGATCCAGAAATCCTCCAACGTGGGCGCGGCCAAGATCGCCCTGTCGATGCCGCGGGAAGAGATGTGGCAGATGTTCGACAGCGTCGGATTCGGCGCGCCGCTGAAGCTCGGCTTCCCCGGCGAGGCGGCCGGCCGGCTGCGGCCCGCGAAGACGTGGCGACCCATCGAGCAGGCCACGATGGCCTACGGCCACGGCATTTCCGTGACCCTGATGCAGCTGGCCCGCGCCTATCAGGTCTTCGCGCGGGACGGCGACCTTGTGCCGCTGTCGCTGACGAAGCTCGATGCCCCGCCTCTGGCCGGCAGGGCCGTCTTCTCGGCACAGACGGCCCGCGAGATACGCGCCATGCTGGAAATGGCCGTGCAGCCCGGCGGCACGGCGCCCAAGGCGCAGATCCCGGGCTACCGGGTGGCGGGAAAGACCGGCACGGCGCACAAGCTGGAGGGCCGGGCCTATGCGGAGAAATACGTCGCCTCGTTCGTCGGCTTCGCGCCGGTTTCCGACCCGCGCCTGATCGTGGCGGTGATGATCGACGAGCCCTCGGCCGGCAAGTACTTCGGCGGCGAAGTGGCCGCGCCGGTGTTCGCCCAGGTCATGGGCGGCGGCCTGCGCACCCTCGGCGTGCCGCCGGATGCGCCGATGAAGCCCCTGCTGATGGCCGAAGCCGCGAAGGAGGCCATGTGATGTTCATGGTGGGCGTGACCGGCACGAACGGCAAGACATCCGTGACCCAGTGGATCGCCCAGGCGATGGCCGCGCGGGGGCGTAGATGCGCGATCGTCGGCACGCTGGGCAACGGCTTCCCCGGCGCCCTGGTGCCCGGCCCCAACACGACGCCGGGAGCGGCGGTGCTGAGACAGGCGCTGCCCGATTTCGAGCGGCGGGGCGCGACGGCCTGCGCGATGGAGGTGTCCTCGATCGGGATCCACCAGAGTCGCGTGGCCGAGGTCGCCTTCGACGTGGCGGTCTTCACCAACCTCACGCGCGACCACCTCGACTACCACGGCACGATGGAGGCCTACGCCGCGGAGAAGCGGAGGTTCTTCGACCTGCCGGGCCTCCGGGCGGCGGTGCTGAACCTCGACGACCCCTTCGGCGCCGCGCTGGCGGAGGAACTCGCCGGGCGGATGCGCGTCATCGGTTATACGCTCGAAGGCAGGACATGCGGCGGCGAAACCCTATCGGCGTCGGACATCGCCCCGGACGGCGCCGGTATCGCCTTCACGCTGGCGGGCGTGCGCTTCGAGGCGCCGGTGATCGGGCGGTTCAATGTTTCCAACCTGCTGGCGGTGACCGGCGCGCTGCTCGCGGGCGGCGAAACGCTGGAGAACATCGCCGGCGCGCTTCGTGGAATCATCCCGCCGCCGGGCCGCATGGAAACGCTGGGCGGCACGGATCGTCCCCTCGTGGTGGTCGACTACGCCCATACGCCCGACGCGCTGGAGAAGGCGCTCTCGACCCTACGCGAGACCGCCACGGCGCGTGGCGGCCGGCTCGCCTGCGTGTTCGGCTGCGGCGGCGATCGCGATACCGGCAAGCGTCCGTTGATGGGCGTCATCGCCGAACGGCTGGCCGACCGCGTGATCGTGACCAGCGACAACCCGCGTGGCGAAGACCCCGCGGCCATCATCGAGGCCGTCGTTTCCGGCATGGCGGTGAGGCCGGAAACCGACCTCGACCGCAGTCGGGCCATCGTCCGCGCGATCCTCTCCGCGGACGTCCGCGATGTGATCCTGCTCGCCGGCAAGGGCCACGAGCCGTATCAGGAGATCGGCGGCGTACGCCACCCGTTCTCCGACGTCGGCCAGGCCCGCGCGGCGCTGGCAGTGTTTTCCGCCGTCGGCAGCGATTCGCGCGCGGTGACGCCGGGCATGCTGTTCATCGCCCTGAAGGGTGAGCATTTCGACGGCCACGACCATGTGCCGGAGGCGCTGGAGAAGGGCGCGGCCGGCGCGATGGTGGCGCGCCCGTGGGCGGACGCCCACCCCGGCCTGCCGCTCATGGCGGTCGACGACACGCGCATCGGGCTGGGCGCCCTGGCCGCCGCGTGGCGCAGCCGCTTCGACATTCCGCTGATCGGCCTGACGGGCAGCAACGGCAAGACCACGGTGAAGGAAATGTGCGCCGCCATCCTGCGCGCCCACCTGGGCGAGGATGCCGTGCTGGCGACCGCGGGCAACCTCAACAACGATATCGGCCTGCCGCTGACCCTGTTGAAGCTGCGGCTGGGCCACCGCGCGGCGGTGATCGAGATGGGCATGAACCATCCCGGCGAGATCGCGTATTTGACGCGGCTGGCGAGGCCGACGGTGGCGCTGGTCAACAACGCCCAGCGCGCCCACCTGGAAGGGCTGGGCGGCATCGGGGACGTGGCGCGGGCCAAGGGCGAGATATTCGAGGGCCTGGCGGATGGCGGCATCGCCGTCATCAACGCCGACGATCCCCATGCCGGCCTCTGGCGCAACCTGGCTACCGTCCGCCCGACGCTGACTTTCGGCATCGCGCAGCCCGCCGACGTGTCCGGGCGATGGACGCCGCACGGATTCGGCGGACATCTCGTCATCGCCTCGTCCCGGGATGAAGTTGAATTCGACCTGCCGGTGCCGGGCGTCCACAATGCCTTGAACGCCCTGGCCGCAACGGCGGCGGCGCTGGCGGCCGGCGTGCCGCTGCCGGCCGCGGCGGCGGCCCTCTCGACCTACGCCGGCGTCAAGGGGCGCCTGCAGCGGCGCTGGGGCATCAAGGGCACGCTCGTCATCGACGACACCTACAATGCCAATCCGGATTCCATGCGCGCCGCCATCGACGTGCTCTCGGAGGTGCCGGGCCGGCGCATCTTCGTCATGGGTGACATGGGCGAAGTGGGCGAGCGGGCGGGCCAGTTCCACGACGAGGTCGGCGGCCACGCCAAGAGCCGGGGCGTCGACCTCCTGTTCGCGCTCGGCCCGATGTCCGAGGCGGCGGCGCGCAATTTCGGCGAGGGCGCGCGCCACTTCCGTCGCGTCGAGGAACTGGTCGAGGCGCTGAAGAAGGCGCTGGAACCCGGCACCACGGTTCTGGTCAAAGGCTCCCGGTTCATGCGCATGGAGCGCGTGGTGGAAGCGATTGCGGAGGGAGATGCCCATGCTGCTTGATCTGGCGCAATGGCTGGCGAAGGACATCCGTGCCTTCAATGTCTTCAACTACATCACCTTGCGGGCGGTGCTGGCGACCATGACGGCGCTGACGATTTCCTTCGTCGCCGGGCCGGCGGTGATCCGCTGGCTGGCCGCCAAGAAAATCGGCCAGGCCGTGCGCGACGACGGCCCGCGGACCCATCTGATAAAGGCCGGCACGCCGACCATGGGGGGCGTGCTGATCCTGATCTCGCTGGGCATCTCGACCCTGTTGTGGGCCGATCTCTCGAACCGCTTCGTCTGGATCGTGCTGATCGTGACGCTGGGCTACGGCGCCGTCGGATGGGTGGACGACTGGCGCAAGGTGGTTCACCGCAATCCCAAGGGACTCTCGGCGAAGGCCAAGTTCTTCTGGCAGTCGGCGATCGGCATCGTCGCCGCCCTCTACCTCGTCTTCTCCATCTCGGCGCCCGACCGGGCCGTCGACCTGTTCTTCCAGTGGCTGGGCAGCGGCTTCACGCTGGAGCTGCCCTCCAAGACGCACCTGATCGTTCCCTTCTTCAAGGAGGTTTCCTACCCGCTGGGCGTGTTCGGTTTCATCGTCCTGACCTGGTTCGTCATCGTCGGCACCAGCAACGCGGTGAACCTCACCGACGGCCTCGACGGACTGGCCATCATGCCGACGGTGATGGTGGGCGCGGCGCTGGGCCTCTTCGTCTACGTGGCCGGCAACACCGTCTATTCGAAGTACCTGCTGCTGCCCCACATCCCCGGCGCGGGCGAGCTGATGGTGTTCTGCGGCGCGCTGGCCGGCGCGGGGCTTGGCTTCCTCTGGTTCAACGCCTATCCGGCGGAAGTGTTCATGGGCGATGTCGGCGCGCTGGCGCTGGGCGCCGCGCTCGGTGCCGTGGCCGTGGTGGCGCGTCAGGAGATCGTGCTGTTCATCATGGGCGGCGTCTTCGTCGCCGAAACGCTGTCGGTGATGATCCAGGTGCTTTACTTCAAGTGGTCGGGCGGCAGGCGCATCTTCCGCATGGCGCCCCTGCACCACCATTTCGAGCTTTCCGGCTGGAAGGAGACGCAGGTGGTCGTGCGGTTCTGGATTATCACGATCCTGCTGGTGCTGTTCGGTCTTTCGACGCTGAAGATCAGATGAGACACGTATTGATCCTGGGTCTGGGCGAGTCGGGTTTCGCCATGGCGCGCTGGTGCGACCGCCATGGCGCGCGCGTGCGGGTGGCCGACACACGCGCCGCGCCCCCGTACCTGGGAGAGCTGGGCAGCCGCGTTCCCGGCGCAACCTTCGTGGCCGGCGAGTTCGAAAAGTCGCTG is drawn from Candidatus Nitricoxidivorans perseverans and contains these coding sequences:
- a CDS encoding penicillin-binding protein 2, with the translated sequence MKFSQSPLLMQRLPVWRARLVLGLLLAMFAALIGRSLYLQGFQNGFLQKKGESRYERVLDISATRGRIVDRNGDVLAVSTPVKSVWAIPEDARLNPARARELAQLLEMDVRELNRKLASGREFVFVRRQISPDVAERVAALELPGIHMQREYRRYYPAGEVAAHVLGFTGVEDAGQEGIELAMNGLLSGKPGSRRVIKDRRGQIVEDVESIRAPQEGKDIVLALDAKIQYLAYTHLKQAVAANRARAGGIVVLDARSGEVLALANLPAYNPNDRRRLAGDPLRNRALTDTFEPGSTLKPFTVALALEKGGVRFDTPIQTAPGKLIIGPATISDAHSNGLLTVAQVIQKSSNVGAAKIALSMPREEMWQMFDSVGFGAPLKLGFPGEAAGRLRPAKTWRPIEQATMAYGHGISVTLMQLARAYQVFARDGDLVPLSLTKLDAPPLAGRAVFSAQTAREIRAMLEMAVQPGGTAPKAQIPGYRVAGKTGTAHKLEGRAYAEKYVASFVGFAPVSDPRLIVAVMIDEPSAGKYFGGEVAAPVFAQVMGGGLRTLGVPPDAPMKPLLMAEAAKEAM
- a CDS encoding UDP-N-acetylmuramoyl-L-alanyl-D-glutamate--2,6-diaminopimelate ligase produces the protein MFMVGVTGTNGKTSVTQWIAQAMAARGRRCAIVGTLGNGFPGALVPGPNTTPGAAVLRQALPDFERRGATACAMEVSSIGIHQSRVAEVAFDVAVFTNLTRDHLDYHGTMEAYAAEKRRFFDLPGLRAAVLNLDDPFGAALAEELAGRMRVIGYTLEGRTCGGETLSASDIAPDGAGIAFTLAGVRFEAPVIGRFNVSNLLAVTGALLAGGETLENIAGALRGIIPPPGRMETLGGTDRPLVVVDYAHTPDALEKALSTLRETATARGGRLACVFGCGGDRDTGKRPLMGVIAERLADRVIVTSDNPRGEDPAAIIEAVVSGMAVRPETDLDRSRAIVRAILSADVRDVILLAGKGHEPYQEIGGVRHPFSDVGQARAALAVFSAVGSDSRAVTPGMLFIALKGEHFDGHDHVPEALEKGAAGAMVARPWADAHPGLPLMAVDDTRIGLGALAAAWRSRFDIPLIGLTGSNGKTTVKEMCAAILRAHLGEDAVLATAGNLNNDIGLPLTLLKLRLGHRAAVIEMGMNHPGEIAYLTRLARPTVALVNNAQRAHLEGLGGIGDVARAKGEIFEGLADGGIAVINADDPHAGLWRNLATVRPTLTFGIAQPADVSGRWTPHGFGGHLVIASSRDEVEFDLPVPGVHNALNALAATAAALAAGVPLPAAAAALSTYAGVKGRLQRRWGIKGTLVIDDTYNANPDSMRAAIDVLSEVPGRRIFVMGDMGEVGERAGQFHDEVGGHAKSRGVDLLFALGPMSEAAARNFGEGARHFRRVEELVEALKKALEPGTTVLVKGSRFMRMERVVEAIAEGDAHAA
- the mraY gene encoding phospho-N-acetylmuramoyl-pentapeptide-transferase, which translates into the protein MLLDLAQWLAKDIRAFNVFNYITLRAVLATMTALTISFVAGPAVIRWLAAKKIGQAVRDDGPRTHLIKAGTPTMGGVLILISLGISTLLWADLSNRFVWIVLIVTLGYGAVGWVDDWRKVVHRNPKGLSAKAKFFWQSAIGIVAALYLVFSISAPDRAVDLFFQWLGSGFTLELPSKTHLIVPFFKEVSYPLGVFGFIVLTWFVIVGTSNAVNLTDGLDGLAIMPTVMVGAALGLFVYVAGNTVYSKYLLLPHIPGAGELMVFCGALAGAGLGFLWFNAYPAEVFMGDVGALALGAALGAVAVVARQEIVLFIMGGVFVAETLSVMIQVLYFKWSGGRRIFRMAPLHHHFELSGWKETQVVVRFWIITILLVLFGLSTLKIR